The segment TCATGGCCAAGTTCAGGCAGGTTCGGGTGGGACATGTGTTTAGAGAGGCGAATAAATGCGCCGACCTTTTGGCTAAGAGGGGTTGTTCCTTGATGGAGAATTTTGTAGTGTTTGATACCTCTCCCTCTGATGACTTAAATGTATTGCTTGAAGCTGATAGGAATGGTTTGTATTATTATAGGCATGTTGCCAATACTTTAGCCTCTGTGGCCTTTTTGTAGTTGCTTTTCTGTTTAATCAAGTACctatttaaccaaaaatttatatatatatatatatatatataaatagagataggttcaagttacacctggtgtaactctacaagagttacaccttttttaagCCATAGATTTCCAAAAGATCTaacggtaaaaaaaaatagcattaaatgCTAATTGATTTACACAttattcacttaattaatagcagttttatttctctctccataCTTATTGTttaaaacattatatatatatatatatatattctttttttggcATATATTTACAATACTCTTTTACCCTACATCTTCTTCTACCAGACTACCACTACTACTCTCTCTTTCCTTGTACGTGTCTGCCatatctttctttgttttcctttttctttctaagtCTTTGTTCCTCCTCTCTGTTCTCTTGCGCCACTTTCAGATTGGACCTATTATCTTCCccaccttacttttttttttatttttttattatctcaaTGTAGTTTCATCTAgagcttcttttttcttttttccgcTAGGTAATATTTGACACCCATAACTCTTGaaacccaaagaagaaaaaaatggaagagaaaatttgaaaacaaacttTGAATTAGAAAAGTAATAGAAAATTAATTGTAATTGTGTTGTTGTTCCTGAGTTTCAGTTTGTAAAGTGGATTAGTTTTAATGGGCAAATAGATCTAACGAAGATTACTGGTTCAGAGAGTGTTGGTGCCCCTCCAAAGCCATAGTTTGTGGTAGTTCTTAACTTTGTGAGACTTATTCTCTCATTCAAGAAGAataaaagagattaaaattacaatcaaattgaTGATATGGTAGTAATTATCTGATGTTTATAATTGCTGCTCCTGGTGTTAATGTTTTTTCTTgaacattttatgaaaatggACGAGGAAAGTGATAGAGGAAAAATGAATTACAgtgaaataaagagagagaaaaagagagacaagAAGTAATTAATTAGGAGAGAGTTAATAAGGATGCTATTAATTAGGTAAGTATTTAATGATGAGTTGAAAgaattgtgttttctttttaaccGTTAGATCTTTTGGAAATCTATGGcttaaaaaaggtgtaactcttgtagagttacaccaggtgtaacttgaacccatctcatataaatatatatatgtaataatcTAATGTGGGTAAGACATGAATATATACCCAAAATAACAATCAAATACTAGAAGATATCCCTACATCATCATtggctaaaaacaaaaaaacaaatgatgCATGCTATCATGCTTTGTTTTTTGATGAAGCTAATGCCatatgtaaagaaagaaaaaatgaatgtAACCGACACAGACAGCGCACCTTGCCCTACAAGGCTACAATCAAGGCGGCGGTAAAAagcagtttttattatttattttcataatttaccCCAAGTCAAATTGCAATGcaactctctttctttctttttgtctctTGTCGCTGGCTGACGTACAAATTTCTCCtataaataagtaataaataaatttcaaccGTTTTCTATTTACTTTATTCATTCATAAATTCTCACAAATGCCAATTCCTTCACgcaatcaaaaaaagaaaaaaaaaaaaatcttatgatCTAAACCATTCCGGAGTCAGACCCAACGATTCAATAATTTCGTAATTcctcatctcatctcatctcatctttttaattaatttactatTATTCTGCTTTcatcctttatttcttttgttggaTCGGCagatcttcatcttcttcttgtgTTGGAATTTGATGTGCACAATTTGGGGTTTTCTTAGGTTCTGGACACATTaattttcatcaaataaaaaaaaaattaaaaattacttgGGTTCTTAATTATAATAAGCCTAACCTATTTGAAAATTGATTTGTTGATTTTGCTTTGGTTATTGGTAAAATCCAATGATTGATTGGGCTTTAAAGGCTTATGAATCGTCTGTTGGATTATAACTGcaaattgattattgattttgaTGGTTATCTTATGAGCAATATATTTAGTCTATAttgtaatttcttaattttatgcGCATTTAGAATCTCCAAAATCCAACAGCAATGACatgatgggtttttgtttttgtttttgttctataaaaaaaaaagagggtaaAATACAGTGACTACCATTTAGATTTGGGCTAATGCCAAGCATGGACAAAATTCTTAAGAGAAGTGAGGACTGGCGACCATACAACAATTTCATGTCGATAATGTTTACCTGCTTATGTGTTGTCTATAATTGATATTACCAATTAAAGTATCACAAGTTTTTTCAGAATTAGATTTGTTGGGTTTAGAACCGGTCTTGAACCGAACTGCATTTCCTTGATCCCGTTTGTTTTCAATGGAATTTGTTATCTCTCGTTATTCGATTTGAAGTATACACTGCAATTGCACTTTACAATCATGTGATACGTATTTAGATTCAGATGCTGAGTATGTGAGTATCactttttgtttgttgtatAAATAAATGCAGGATTTTAAGATTTACTGATGATCTGGTGGCTTGTGAAGCCGTTGTAAAGCAATTATTCAAGGCTGTATTCCTTCAACTTCTGTAGTACTTTTGCACTGCTTCATTATTTATAACATAATCAGAAGCATTGCATAGTGCTTGCCTTGTTATTTAGTGTATAAAGTGAAGTAAAGATCTGTATTTTTCAACTGGTAAAACACGTAGAGATTCAGAAGACTCAAGTAGGAAAAATATATAGAGCAACAGCTCCTCTTGGTGAGTATAtatttagttgatttttttttttttttttttttgatcgtGTAAGTTTTAGCCTCTCCTAATTCATTAATTGCTTtcacatttcaaaaaaatatttattttgttatttgttgccttatttttttttacatcctatTATTATATGGTTTAGTAGTGTTTATTGCTCTCACAATATATCTTTTCATTTGCCTTTTGCTCATGTTTGTAGCTTCTGTAATTATCTATTCATTAGTCAGAGTTGTGTTCATCTTGATCCATCGACAATGAAATTTGGGGACTTAAAATTTCCAATGGGGGGATTTATCACTTTGATGGTGAGTGATCTTTGTATTAGTTAGATTTTGGTTTGGAATCAAAGGAAGTACTGGGTGGATTTGGATAGTAGCCATGGAGTTCTTTCTCATTGGGCTGGCTGGTTCTGTGTTCTAAAAGTTTCGTACAGTGGTAAAAATATCTTCTATGCATCATACTCATCTAGATGTAATTACTTTGAGGTTGTTTAGTTTCAGTAAGGCCTACTCATTTTGGCTCTTGTGCACATTGAACCTTATTGGGGCTAATTTTCTGGTAAGATGCTGGATGGAATTACTTtgaggttgtttttttttttttgcaaaagacCTACTTATGTTCTGGTAAGATGCTAGTCATTTTCTTGGTTTAGTTTGGAGAGGTGGACTCAAAATGTGATTTTGTGAATCTTCACTGTAAATTTAACGAGTAGACGAAAAGAATTTGATAGATAATAAAAGATTACTTGAGAAGGGTTCAAGACTATAAGCAGTGTTTTATGATGGATATAATTGGATGCAAAAGTCTCAAGGATACCATCCAAAATGGATGAAAAATGTTCTTTACTTGGTACTAACATGAAGTCTTgtaacataaaatatatatatgcacattAAACATTTAGCCCCTTGTATATGGTTCCAAACCTGCACATTGGGTTGACAGAGGACATAAATTCTTGGCTTGTGAAATGTAATGACTAGCAGCACTAGCATCCTTAAGGTTCATGGATGTTGTGAAGATATAAAATTAATTCAAGGGCAGTTTATATACTTTACCAGTAATAAGCATAGAAATTCTCTCTTTGGGCTCAGTGAGGGCCCTAAGGATTTTCCTTTTGGTTCAACTAGACCCTGTGGAGGCTGAACTCTCTTTTTAACTGGGTGGTTTGATTATATCTAAATGAGGCTGAACTTATTATGAATAATTCATATATAGGTGTTGTACAGGGATTTAATTGGTCCACTTTATTTGCTAGGTATACTAGAAGAAAGGGGATATTGATCTTAATCTTATATAATTAGAGTTGCTTGCCGTGATCTCTAGATCAAATGACCTGTcctttcccataaaaactaGATGGAGGATGAGGTTGTAGGTTCATAACCCATTGAGTGCACTTGTATTTAAGTAATCATAATAATTAAAtgaagagtaaaaaaaatcagaaatcccattctctctctctctcgggtCACTGTTTGTTATCTTAAATTGCATGAATGTGTTAGGATAATAGCCTAGCCCTCCCAGAATAGCAATATTAGATacccagaaaagaaaacatattttagaagTTAGAGGTTTGTGGCATGCAATGAAGGATAAGAAAAACACACTTAAGAAGTTAGAAGTAGGATAAGATGACTATTTTTTTTGCTAGATGTTTGTGCCATGCAATGTAGGATAATCAGATGTACTAATGAAAAGgtttaattttatgaaagtttaATCATACTATAAGTTTAAGAGGGCTCCTAAAAGAATTGGTGAAAGGATCTGCGTGACTTTGTTTGAGTTCTGTTCAGTTGtagatctcttttttttttttttagtttactgattatttttgtgaaaaaggCTATTTGAAGGCATGAGTGTTATTTTCATAGAGAGAGTATATTGAAATTTGTGTGCCTTTTGGTGGATTACCAGAAAAGTGTGTTTTTTCAGGTGGACTGCTTATCTAATTAAAGATCCAGTTGGGTAATAATCTGGTCAGAATCTGTTTTAGTCATATGGACAAAAGAATTATTCCATGGCCATAAAACTTTTTTGGAAGTCTGAAAGGAAAATAAGTATTGAGCAGTAATTAGGAGATATGTCACCCTCTCAAAAACAGAGTACTTTGTTGGGATgtggatgatgatttttttagTCATTCAGGTTTAGTGCTCATAGCCTGCTAGTGTTATTTTGTCTGACATGAATgccttttaatttcattttaaacttgttAGAATCACTCTTTGCGTGCACGTATGTTTTGATAAGTAGAATCACTCTATTGTGTTAATGTGTCACTTACAATTTTTGCTCTCAATAATGCCATATTGTTagtacttttgtttttttaacatTGTGCTTGATTGTACTGGTGTTCTAATAAGTTAAATGTGTCTTGAGTAATTTACAACAGTGCAAACAAGATGGCTGGGGTAAAACGAAGACATTTTGGTTCAGATATCCGTTCTCTTCACAAAGAGTTGGATGAGGTTTCATGCCCTATCTGCATGGACCATCCACATAATGCTGTTCTCCTCCTGTGCAGCTCACATGACAAGGGTTGCAGATCTTATATTTGTGATACAAGTTACAGGCATTCAAATTGCCTGGACcgctttaaaaaattaagggcCAACACTAGGACTTTACCCACTTCTTTACATGTAAATCCATACAATTCTAGTAATGCTTCTGGTATGAACTTGGCTTTGAGTACTGACTTAAATCAGGCTAGTGAAAATCACAATCTAAATGAAAGAAACACTGTAATATCTGTTGGCTTGCCTGGAGCACCGGGAGAAGATGGTCTTCAGGATCAAAGTAGACATTTAGAAATGCAAGAAGGCTTATTGGAAACACTTGATTCTGAATCCTTTCAGGAAAGGGTTGAGGTTGAAGAGTTAGATGTGGAGAATTCATCAGAATCAGAATTGAGCTTGAAATGCCCTTTGTGCCGAGGAGACATACTTGGGTGGGAGGTTGTGGAAGAGGCCAGGAATTATCTTAACCTGAAGAAGCGAAGTTGCTCTAGGGAATCATGCTCGTTCTTTGGTAACTACCAGGAATTGCGACGGCATGCAAGAAGGGTTCACCCCACAACCCGACCATCTGACATAGATCCATCTAGAGAACGAGCGTGGCGAAGCCTTGAGCACCAGAGAGAATATGGTGATATAGTCAGTGCTATTCGTTCAGCTATGCCTGGAGCTGTTGTGGTTGGGGACTATGTTATTGAAAATGGAGATAGACTAGCAGGTGAAAGGGAAAGTGGTGCAGGTGAAGTTAATGGGCCATGGTGGActactttgtttttgtttcagaTGATTGGCTCGATGGATGGTGTTGGGGAATCACGGGCCCGGTCAAGGGCTTGGATGAGACATCGACGGCCAGCAGGAGCTTTATCTGAACGGCGGTTTCTTTGGGGGGAGAATCTGTTGGGTCTGCAGGATGATAATGACGATGACGATGACGATGACTTGCGAATATTAAGTGATGTGGGTGAAGATGGATCTCCAGTTCCTAGAAGACGTCGGCGTTTGACCCGGTCAAGGTCAAATGGAGATCAACCTTGAAGGGTCATTATGTCTGGTAAATTTCCATTTAACTGATATTTACTGGAATTATTTTCAGATTGCCTATGGCTGACCCAACTGGTGTGTTCACCACTATTGTTCCAGTAATGTGCAGAAACTGCCTTTGAACAACAGGATCCTTCCTGTTGATTAAGAACACTGTGATTTGAGAAACTTGTAAGCTTGTTCCTGGTCAAGAGTTTTTAAAGTTTGTTTGGGGATGGAGTAAATGTGAGAATGGAAAAGAGTGTCAGATTCTATTGTTGAAGGCTGGCTCTGACACGAGTTACACTCAGCTCTCAGAAATGTGAATTATTTCAAGTGGAAGTGGAGTTTGAagaattgtgattgttttggaGATTGTATTGTGTATTAAGTTTGGTCATGGAGTGATCTCCATTTGAACTATTTTCTGTCGTTTGATTCCTTTTACCTTTTCCAAATGTAATCTTGGTTATATTTAGTTAAATTAAATGGTACGTtatttaatagaatttttagttttatgcaAGAactcttcctttccttttaattaggtttgatttttttctttattttaaaatttttttttttttttataacaatgatgaaattattttgattagtccttaacatttaaattttttggatttaccATTCCGAAGTTACTACCTGTTTGGCCACCAagttcaaacaacaattttcacattttaaacaacattacacatattttcacacacttttttaccatacatatttcaaaaaactccaaataacaattttcaaacTATTCTACCAAACACCTCCAAATGTTATGGTCATAGCCCGAGTGCCGTTGGTGGcccttttctcttttggtgGATATGGGCCATCTGGCAACCCAGGcatcggttatatatatatatatatatatatatatatatatctgggCAGTTTAGAATGTCTTGTATCCCTTCTGATAGATTTATCTGGGCCCTGGGGCTGTCCCGTTGGTGTGTATGTGTTGGAAGATTTGATTTAATTAGGTGAttcaataatttgatatatgaGTCAATAAGCCAATCCCCAAATGCATGGGTCTTAAAGGCAGAGAAGCACAAGAGCAATGCTTGGGCCGGAGAATAGCCCAGACCTCTTGGGTTGAGAAAAATGCCAAGTAATGGGGCTAGAATGGCCCTTGATGAGATGAAAGAACCAATGGGCCCAAGGATGGTCTTTTCAATGGGGGTGGCCATAGTAGAATATATATCGTTTATGATCATAACAATAATTCTTACTAGTTTCTAATAGACTGTGTTTTGTTAATGAAGATATGCTAGTGCTTTTCTTTCCTCATTTATGGGAGATTTTATTCCTATATTTGCTTTCTCATAATTTAGGAGCATtgtaagtttcaaaaaaaaaaaaaaaaagggtgcatTGTACATTACTTtgaataatttttgaaaattcagacaagtattgtaaaatttgaAGAATGTCCCGAAGCATGTTCATAAATTTAGAAATGTCTAATATGTGCTCACAATCTTTAACAGTAGATCTTGGAAAATGTAAGACTATTATCTACAAAGATCAAATTTGATAATCGTGGTCCATTACGATAAATTACAATCTTCTATAGATGCCTCAACATTAATGTATGCCTTCCTGATTAAAGTAATAAGCTCTTTTGCACATAATAGAAACAAATAGGAGGATAATGGATCCCTTGACAAAAATTCTCTTAGAAAAAGTACTATGACCTCTTGGTAACCCCCATTTATTATAATAGAGAAAATAACATAAGTAATACAATTCATAATTGATGACACCCACTCTAAGTGAAAACTCATTCTTAACATGAACATTGATgccacaataattttccatcctccaaTAACCAATTCAAATCTTTCTTGTACTTTAGAGATTTCTTATATCTGTTAGTCCCTTTCTTGTCTAGCTTCCAAATTAAAACACACACCTAGAGGtcagggatttttttttaatatttattattttttgttatgcTTGATTTATTAGAAAAACTTCCAAACACATTAGGCCAGGATCAACTTACAACATACAAGTTAAAACACACTGACCTCTTATCTTACATACCATTTTAACAACATACACTTAACATACTAAATCAGTACATAAACATTACATACTCATAAACTAAAAGCAATAACAAACACTACATACATATGGGTTTGAAAGAACACAAAACATATTAACACAATAGTCTAGATCAACTTACAACGTACAAGTTGAAACACACTGAGCTCTTATCTTACATACCATTTTAACAACAGACACTAAATATATTAAATCAATACATAAGCATTACATACCcataaactaaaagcaaaaacaaatacTACATAAACATGGGTttgaaaaaacacaaaacatatTATGGCATGGGTttgaaaaaacacaaaacatatTATGGTTTGTTATGGATTCACCATTGTAGCATTGGTTGTTTGTGTACCAGGTTGTGAAACCTACTATATAGGATTCAACATTGTACCCATtatcaaggttttgaaacccggaccgtttattgaaccgtaaaagggagaggttcaagggttttgaggtcgaaccgaggtcgaaccggggtcgaaccgtgatgacgtcataattaatttaataattattttttatatatgaaaatattaaattaactaaaataatccaattaaatataaatatatatatttcaaatatatatttccatATCATAACTTTTAcaagacaaataagaaatatcaaatcctaagcaaatttaaatataatatctatttatttatttatataatgatTAGTTAaacttgtaataataataataattattattattatataagaatTAGAAAGacactcaaataaaataaaataaattatttaaattatttaataattaattttaaattgaaataattattatatacttaactgttaatattaattaaaattagagCAATAATAGAACcataatattttatacaaattttgcCACAATTTGCCACGTGACAAGATATGAGTGGTAGAGATAtaaacccataattttttttttcattactcaCTTTGTCATGTgtcaaattatagaaaaaaattgtgtaaaatattgTGATACTACATTACTAttaaagaaatgatatgtccacaatattttcacaacatttttacaacaaattttaagtgacagattattactggttgttattattagggcaaaaaagtaatcttaatgttaagttcaaatttaaaccaataacaactaaccacttataatttgttgtaatattattataaaattgttgtgaacTTAACACCTCTCTTACTCtcaaaaatacttaaaatatttaatgcaCCTATCAAATATCAATACATGTTACATCACGTTGGGCAGctgaaaaaaatatctaaatctAATGGCTGAAaatgttttgcttttattaaaaaattaaaacccttCATCATTTCCAAGTTAGCCACGTGAGCTACAGGGACTTAGGAAttcaaaagcaataaaaaaagtaacaaaagtctagaaagaaagagaaacacataCTCAGTGAAAAAGAGTAAAGTACAGAGCCCCATCAacggaaaaaagaaagagaagaagaaaaaaaaaaaaaaaaaaagaagaaagaataagaagcagcagcagcaaAGACGAAGATACGTATTACtgtaatttgtgtttttgtttttttgatct is part of the Quercus robur chromosome 9, dhQueRobu3.1, whole genome shotgun sequence genome and harbors:
- the LOC126698751 gene encoding uncharacterized protein LOC126698751, with the translated sequence MAGVKRRHFGSDIRSLHKELDEVSCPICMDHPHNAVLLLCSSHDKGCRSYICDTSYRHSNCLDRFKKLRANTRTLPTSLHVNPYNSSNASGMNLALSTDLNQASENHNLNERNTVISVGLPGAPGEDGLQDQSRHLEMQEGLLETLDSESFQERVEVEELDVENSSESELSLKCPLCRGDILGWEVVEEARNYLNLKKRSCSRESCSFFGNYQELRRHARRVHPTTRPSDIDPSRERAWRSLEHQREYGDIVSAIRSAMPGAVVVGDYVIENGDRLAGERESGAGEVNGPWWTTLFLFQMIGSMDGVGESRARSRAWMRHRRPAGALSERRFLWGENLLGLQDDNDDDDDDDLRILSDVGEDGSPVPRRRRRLTRSRSNGDQP